A window of Gammaproteobacteria bacterium genomic DNA:
GGATCCAGCATCTGATTTGGATCCCGCGAATAAATCGCGGGACGACGTGGGGGGTGGGTCGCGGGACGACGTGAAGGGATGGATCCCGGGACGATGGTAAGTAGAACCAATTTTTTGTCCAGCATACTACCGTTATTTAGGCTGTATTGTTATCTCTATTCAATATTGCTATAAGCTTCAACTTTGTACTTTCTAATACATCGTTTGGCAAAATTCTGCAGGAGTGCATCCTTTATCAAGTGGTCTACCAAGATATAAAATGAATCAAATACTAAATGATCGAACAAATTAAGGCAATTATGGACTATCGCGGCAAGAAAAATTGTTAACGAAATGATAAATGATTTATGTACTTAACTTGAAACTATTAGATGGACGCGACTTAATGCAAAGTCAAAAGGAATAACATGGAGTTTAAAAGGAGGGAATAATAAATAAGTAACATCGAGGATTCATTATGCGTAGTAAAAAAAGTTTAATTATTGCATCCACATTTCTTTTAAGTATAAGTTCAACCAGTTTTGGTTATTCAACTTATTTTCAAAACAACACTGGATATTATTGTGGCGGGCAACTTGGGCTTGCGGATGTCCATGAAAGAGAGTCAGACTTGTACTTCTCTAACTCTTCAATTGCAGATAAAGGATTAGCTGGACGAATATTTTTTGGAGTAGATCTTTCTCCTAATATTGGTTTTGAAATTGGAATTGCGCGATATTCAGATGTAACTATTGAGGATAGGTATTCAAAAATGCAGTTTTCACAATTATCCGTTGATGTTCTTGCAAAATTTTCAGCCCCAGTTGATCGTGATTTGAGTTTTTATGCAAAGGCCGGCGTTGCGGGTGTGAGTCAATATAATTTTAAATTTGGCTCCCGAAATGGATTGGAAAGTTTAGAAGGTTGTGATAGTTACTCTCGTCCCCTAGTAGGTGTAGGCTTGGCTTATAGTATTAATCCTAGAGCAAAATGCGATATTGGAGCATATCATATCTTTGGAGAAGGTTATCTGGAAGACATAAATTTTTTAGGTGCTGGAGTTGCATTTAGAATAGGTTAATGATTATCTGGCCAGTGCGATTGCACTAAATTGACTAAATTACGTTACATCATGGCTGCATATTTTAATATGTAGCCTGATCTGAAACGAAAAACGTCACGCTAAATTAATTCTAAAGTAGAGGTAGCTAGTTGATGATAAATTTATATCATCAGTTATGATTCATTTTATTAATCCAATAATCAGGATCAGAAATTTTATCGTCATTATGAGTAACATTTTGAATAAAGAAAGAGGTAGAAATAGGCATAATAAGAGTGTTTCGACCAAAATTATCGCTATTACTTTCTAAATAATTCACCTCGCTCGCCAGATTAATGACCGCCCGAAAGCCACTTGTCTTTGCACCGCTTTTTAATAGTAATTTTCTTAAGGGGTCAGTTAAGGGGTCAGATATCAAATTGCAATAGGTGTATTTTTCAGTCATCATATTGTTGAACTAATTCTGATATAACAAGTGTAGTATTCGCATTTTGATATCTGACCCCTTTGCTTTTAACGTTAAGGCATTTATGAAAATATATTTATCTATCCTAAATTCAGCTTTTTTATCATTGATATTATTTTCCTCTAATGGGTATGCTCACGCTTCTGAAACCCCCCAGCCTAATCAGAATTTAAATACAAAAATACAAAATGTAGTTGAGCGAAATCGCATTAAATTTGACCTATCCGCTTTGGCTGTAAGTGTAAAATTACCTGGCAAGCAGTCTATTCATGATTATGTCAGCGGTAGCACAATGCGGCAAGGTGGTCTTAAAATAAGTGAGAGTAATTTATTTCAAATAGGTAGCATTACCAAATCATTTATTGCGGCAATTATTTTGCAATTAGAATCAGAGGGAAAAATTGATATTAATTCTTCTATGGGTGTGTGGTTTTCGCAGTATCCTAATTGGCAATCAGTCACCGTAAAACAGTTGCTGAATCAAACAAGTGGCATTTATAATTATTCGGATACTCCAGGCTTTTTTTCTAATCTTATTAAACATCCATCGAGAATCTTGAAGTGTGAAGAACTTGTTAAACTTGCCTATCAGCATCAACCCAATAGTTACTTTCCAATTGGAGAAGGCTGGCATTATTCAAATACAAACTACATATTAGCTGGAATGATTATTGAAAAAATCACCGGCCACTCATTAAATGAGGAAATAAATAGACGGTTGTTACTCAAAAAATTGCACAATACCTTCTACCTCCCTTACCCAAAAATAGTGCTGGGTCGTTTAGTGCATGGTTATAATGACGCTCAATCTATCTCACCTCAACGCGCCAACCTACCACTGCACACTGATATTACAGGAATAGGTATGTCATGGGCGGGTGCCGCCGGTGCTCTTATTTCCAATTCGCATGACATAGCCCTTTGGACAAAATCGTTATTCGATGGTACGACACTCCAACCCAAACAATTGGCTGAAATGCTAACGTTGGTGTCAATGAAAACAGGACAACCTGTAGAGCGTTCACGTGGCACAGGTTATGGTTTAGGGGTTGGCTCTAATATCGGTGAACTTCCATTCAATAAAAAATATGGCAAAGTTTATGACCATTCCGGCGGCACATTAGGCTATAGCGCATATTTTATTTATTTACCTTGCTATGATCTAATTATTACTTTCACGGCGAATGCAACTGTTAAAAGCACCGATAAGCTGGAGCAGATAATTAACGATGTAATTGCAGTTGTACTAAAATCAGATGAGTGGCAAGAATATAAGAAAAAACATAGATTTCCATCGTATTGTCTTCATAGTTTAGGGCGCTGAGCTAGATAACATAGCCAGAATTAATCTGCTTAAATATCTGGAAGAAAATGGAATAACCCTAATGAACGTTGATTATGTTCCAATAAATCCTACCACGAGTTATTTATGACAGAGATGATGAGGTAAGATTATTGCTAGAGCGAGGAACATGAGGTCAAGTCTTGATGTGATTGGCTGCAATAATCAAGATTTGACACATGCAAACGTTAAGGAGAAATAGTTTGATAAAGATTGAAAAGTGGGAACAATTACGTTTGTGGATGCAACATCTTGATATTTCAGAAGATGATCTTCGCGAACAATTTATCATCGGTTCAGGACGAGGCGGTCAGAATCTACAAAAAACCTCATCTTGCGTTAACCTGTTTCATACGCCAACTGGCATCACAATAAAATGTCAGCAAACTAGATCACGAGAAACAAATCGTTACTATGCTAGACGAAGGCTGTGTGAAAAAATTGAACAGCGGACTCTCCTCGAAAAAAGCAAGAAACAACAAGAAATCGAAAAAATAAAACGTCAAAAGCGACGACGTTCTGCTAAGGCTAAACGAAAGGTTCTTCAAAACAAGCATCATCGT
This region includes:
- a CDS encoding outer membrane beta-barrel protein, whose product is MRSKKSLIIASTFLLSISSTSFGYSTYFQNNTGYYCGGQLGLADVHERESDLYFSNSSIADKGLAGRIFFGVDLSPNIGFEIGIARYSDVTIEDRYSKMQFSQLSVDVLAKFSAPVDRDLSFYAKAGVAGVSQYNFKFGSRNGLESLEGCDSYSRPLVGVGLAYSINPRAKCDIGAYHIFGEGYLEDINFLGAGVAFRIG
- a CDS encoding beta-lactamase family protein yields the protein MKIYLSILNSAFLSLILFSSNGYAHASETPQPNQNLNTKIQNVVERNRIKFDLSALAVSVKLPGKQSIHDYVSGSTMRQGGLKISESNLFQIGSITKSFIAAIILQLESEGKIDINSSMGVWFSQYPNWQSVTVKQLLNQTSGIYNYSDTPGFFSNLIKHPSRILKCEELVKLAYQHQPNSYFPIGEGWHYSNTNYILAGMIIEKITGHSLNEEINRRLLLKKLHNTFYLPYPKIVLGRLVHGYNDAQSISPQRANLPLHTDITGIGMSWAGAAGALISNSHDIALWTKSLFDGTTLQPKQLAEMLTLVSMKTGQPVERSRGTGYGLGVGSNIGELPFNKKYGKVYDHSGGTLGYSAYFIYLPCYDLIITFTANATVKSTDKLEQIINDVIAVVLKSDEWQEYKKKHRFPSYCLHSLGR
- a CDS encoding peptide chain release factor-like protein — its product is MIKIEKWEQLRLWMQHLDISEDDLREQFIIGSGRGGQNLQKTSSCVNLFHTPTGITIKCQQTRSRETNRYYARRRLCEKIEQRTLLEKSKKQQEIEKIKRQKRRRSAKAKRKVLQNKHHRSEIKEIRKKPKHNEH